The following are encoded in a window of Bacillus xiapuensis genomic DNA:
- a CDS encoding aminotransferase class I/II-fold pyridoxal phosphate-dependent enzyme — protein sequence MSQNETPLFSGLLAHAHKNPVQFHIPGHKKGVGMAPEFRDFIGKNALSIDLINIAPLDDLHHPQGIIQQAQRLAAEAFGADHTFFSVQGTSGAIMTMVMSVCGPGEKIIVPRNVHKSVMTAIIFSGAVPIFIHPEIDKDLGISHGITVSAVQRALEKHPDAKGVLVINPTYFGISGNLQQIVEVAHSYEVPVLVDEAHGVHIHFHDKLPLSAMQAGADMAATSVHKLGGSMTQSSILNVKEGLVSINRIQSILSMLTTTSTSYLLLASLDTARKHLATKGEEIIEQAIQLAESIRLRINEIDRLYCAGEEILGSEATYDYDPTKLIISVKELGITGHEAENWLRENFNIEVELSDLYNLLCIITPGDTKREADTLVAALQQLADTFAEHIKRSHAEVLLPDIPLLALTPRDAFYADTEIVPFSESAGRISAEFVMVYPPGIPIFIPGEIITKDNLTYIRKNWDAGLPVQGPEDFELNYLRVIKERKAIS from the coding sequence TTGTCACAGAATGAAACCCCTTTATTCTCAGGGCTGTTAGCACATGCCCACAAAAACCCGGTTCAGTTTCACATCCCGGGTCATAAAAAAGGCGTTGGAATGGCGCCTGAATTTCGTGACTTTATCGGAAAAAATGCTTTATCTATAGATTTAATTAATATCGCCCCTTTAGATGACCTTCATCACCCGCAGGGAATCATCCAGCAAGCGCAGAGATTAGCGGCTGAAGCATTTGGCGCAGATCATACTTTTTTCTCCGTACAGGGGACGAGCGGCGCCATTATGACGATGGTCATGAGCGTATGCGGGCCAGGCGAGAAAATTATTGTGCCGAGAAATGTCCATAAGTCTGTGATGACCGCCATCATTTTTTCAGGGGCCGTGCCGATTTTCATCCATCCTGAAATCGACAAAGACTTAGGTATTTCACACGGCATTACTGTGAGCGCTGTTCAGCGCGCACTTGAGAAACATCCAGACGCTAAAGGGGTGCTTGTCATCAACCCAACCTACTTCGGGATATCTGGAAATTTACAGCAAATCGTTGAAGTTGCGCACTCTTATGAGGTTCCTGTTCTTGTAGACGAAGCCCACGGAGTTCATATTCATTTTCACGACAAGCTGCCGCTGTCCGCCATGCAGGCAGGTGCGGATATGGCTGCTACGAGTGTCCATAAGCTCGGCGGTTCCATGACACAAAGCTCCATTTTAAACGTAAAGGAAGGGCTCGTTTCCATCAATCGCATCCAATCGATTTTGAGTATGCTGACTACCACATCCACCTCTTATCTTTTGCTCGCTTCACTCGACACAGCCAGAAAGCATTTGGCCACCAAAGGCGAGGAAATCATCGAACAAGCGATCCAGCTTGCTGAAAGCATTCGTTTGCGAATAAATGAAATCGATCGTTTATATTGCGCGGGTGAAGAGATTCTTGGATCTGAAGCAACTTATGATTATGATCCGACGAAATTAATCATATCTGTGAAGGAGCTGGGCATTACCGGACATGAAGCGGAAAATTGGCTGAGGGAGAATTTCAATATAGAAGTGGAACTCTCCGACCTTTATAACTTGCTGTGCATTATCACACCTGGAGATACAAAGCGCGAGGCAGACACCCTCGTTGCCGCGCTGCAGCAGCTTGCTGATACTTTTGCTGAACATATAAAACGGTCACATGCGGAGGTGCTGCTCCCGGATATTCCGCTGTTGGCGCTTACGCCGCGTGATGCTTTCTATGCGGATACAGAGATCGTGCCGTTTTCGGAATCCGCGGGCCGCATTAGCGCTGAATTCGTGATGGTTTATCCGCCCGGCATCCCTATCTTTATTCCCGGAGAAATCATTACAAAAGATAATCTAACCTACATCCGCAAAAATTGGGACGCCGGTTTACCGGTGCAAGGACCCGAAGATTTTGAATTGAACTATTTGCGCGTGATAAAAGAACGAAAAGCCATTAGTTAA
- a CDS encoding NAD(P)H-dependent flavin oxidoreductase — translation MNWETKVTKLLNIQYPIIQGGLAHLAYSELAAAVSNAGGLGQITAMSLADPEQLRKEIKNVRSLTDCPFGVNFSIGQQGRPFADYVNVAIEEKVPVVSVTGGNPAPLLQQLEGTNIKKLVLVAAVRQAQKAEELGADAVMVVGQEGGGHLGRSDTGTFVLVPKVVDSVRIPVIASGGIGDGRGLAAALALGAEGIEMGTRFIATKECVHASDEYKKALIERNENDTVVIKRSIGAPARALANSWTEKILRLEKESGGFEALKDYISGAANKRYIYEGKEEEGFGWAGQVIGLIHEVKSVHELIASIITEGEAVRKRWCGQ, via the coding sequence ATGAACTGGGAAACAAAAGTAACAAAACTATTGAATATTCAGTATCCAATTATCCAAGGGGGGCTTGCACATTTAGCCTATTCTGAATTGGCAGCAGCGGTATCAAATGCTGGTGGGCTTGGGCAGATAACTGCCATGTCTTTAGCCGATCCGGAACAGCTTCGCAAGGAAATTAAAAATGTGCGTTCCTTAACAGATTGTCCTTTTGGCGTGAATTTTTCAATCGGTCAGCAAGGGCGGCCGTTTGCCGACTATGTAAATGTGGCCATTGAAGAGAAGGTGCCTGTCGTCTCCGTGACGGGAGGAAACCCCGCACCGCTGCTGCAGCAGCTGGAAGGTACAAACATTAAAAAGCTGGTGCTTGTGGCGGCTGTAAGACAAGCTCAAAAAGCGGAGGAGCTGGGTGCTGACGCTGTGATGGTCGTTGGTCAAGAAGGAGGCGGCCATCTGGGAAGATCCGATACCGGAACCTTTGTCCTCGTTCCTAAAGTGGTGGACAGTGTCCGCATCCCGGTCATTGCTTCCGGCGGCATAGGAGATGGAAGGGGGCTGGCAGCCGCTTTGGCTCTTGGAGCGGAAGGCATCGAGATGGGAACAAGATTCATCGCTACTAAAGAGTGTGTGCATGCATCCGATGAATATAAAAAAGCTTTGATTGAAAGAAATGAAAATGATACAGTGGTCATCAAGCGTTCCATCGGGGCTCCGGCACGGGCGCTTGCTAATAGCTGGACAGAGAAAATTTTGCGGCTTGAGAAAGAGAGCGGCGGATTCGAAGCTTTGAAGGATTACATAAGCGGGGCAGCTAATAAGCGCTATATTTATGAGGGTAAGGAAGAGGAAGGCTTCGGTTGGGCAGGCCAAGTAATCGGGCTGATCCATGAAGTAAAAAGTGTCCATGAATTAATAGCATCCATCATTACAGAAGGAGAAGCAGTTCGCAAGCGATGGTGCGGGCAATAA
- a CDS encoding MFS transporter: MNRTVKSAVLTVVILAIFADMLMYGLVVPFLPIHAESVGASQSEIGLLFSSYALALFIATPFFGALADKVGRKKLLVLGLIALAVTTLIYAFASSFWLLVLARLLQGFAAAIPWTAGLALLAEVFSKEERGKAMGMAMSGQAGGILLGPPIGGWLYDFGGYQFPFFVATGIALITAILCLVLLRKIPETKSESFISPFKILRNRNVLIIAGVAVVGASVFASIEPTLPIHFNENLEISAGAIGLLFVVVTLGYGLTSPLIGSISTNIGHVKTIRIGIIMAAIVLPLNALPILIWLQVFTLVLLGITLGMVLTPALPKLAEISQEAGATSQGLTYAVYNTAYSFGMMAGPVVAGTLTDELGLIMAYSVMGVLFILYLFPLVKLKS, encoded by the coding sequence ATGAACCGAACCGTTAAGTCAGCTGTTTTAACTGTAGTGATTCTAGCCATTTTTGCAGATATGCTTATGTATGGTTTAGTAGTACCATTCTTACCAATTCATGCCGAATCTGTCGGAGCCTCACAATCAGAAATAGGTTTATTATTTTCCAGTTATGCCCTTGCTTTATTTATTGCGACTCCATTCTTCGGTGCTTTAGCAGATAAAGTGGGGAGAAAAAAACTTTTGGTGTTAGGCCTTATTGCACTTGCAGTAACAACTTTAATATATGCTTTCGCTTCAAGTTTCTGGCTTCTTGTGTTGGCACGTTTACTTCAGGGATTTGCTGCGGCAATACCATGGACAGCTGGATTAGCATTACTAGCGGAAGTGTTTTCAAAAGAAGAGAGAGGAAAAGCTATGGGCATGGCCATGTCTGGTCAAGCTGGAGGGATATTATTGGGACCTCCAATTGGAGGTTGGCTTTATGATTTTGGGGGATACCAGTTTCCTTTTTTCGTTGCTACAGGGATCGCACTTATTACCGCGATACTTTGTTTGGTTTTGCTTCGAAAAATTCCAGAAACGAAGTCAGAGAGTTTTATATCGCCTTTTAAAATCCTGCGAAATAGAAATGTTTTAATCATTGCTGGAGTCGCTGTTGTTGGTGCATCTGTCTTTGCAAGTATTGAGCCGACATTGCCTATTCATTTCAATGAAAACTTAGAAATCTCAGCGGGGGCTATAGGTCTTTTATTCGTTGTGGTAACTCTTGGTTATGGATTAACTTCACCACTTATTGGATCTATTTCTACTAATATTGGGCATGTCAAAACAATAAGGATTGGCATTATAATGGCAGCAATTGTACTTCCATTAAATGCTTTACCAATTCTTATATGGTTACAAGTCTTTACACTTGTACTGTTAGGAATTACCCTTGGAATGGTTCTAACTCCTGCACTCCCTAAGTTGGCAGAAATTTCTCAAGAAGCAGGTGCTACTTCTCAAGGTCTTACTTATGCTGTTTATAATACTGCCTATTCATTTGGTATGATGGCCGGGCCTGTGGTCGCTGGTACACTAACAGATGAATTGGGACTAATAATGGCGTATTCAGTGATGGGGGTTCTTTTCATTTTATACTTGTTTCCTCTAGTCAAATTAAAATCTTAA
- a CDS encoding GapA-binding peptide SR1P: protein MGTIVCQSCMATIDHFEDEKVSVLYSHCGCEEESDLDD, encoded by the coding sequence ATGGGCACAATCGTTTGTCAATCCTGCATGGCTACTATTGATCACTTTGAAGATGAGAAAGTATCAGTCTTGTATTCTCATTGCGGCTGTGAGGAAGAGTCAGATTTAGATGATTAA
- a CDS encoding YktB family protein, producing the protein MNFTGFTAADFQVFEIPGLNERMEALQHTIRPKLELLGTHFSEELTRLTEDEMFPHVAKHARRTVNPPDDTWVAFADNKRGYKKHPHFQIGLWKTHLFIWYAVIYEAPNKAEIGTLFEENFSFVRNQIPGHFVWSEDHTKPEAVPMSELSDEQLHRLFQRLQTVKKAEMLCGIHIPKEEAIAMDGAETIETISRAFIKLIPLYKLK; encoded by the coding sequence ATGAACTTTACCGGTTTCACCGCAGCTGACTTCCAAGTATTCGAAATTCCTGGTTTGAACGAGAGAATGGAAGCTCTGCAGCACACCATCAGACCAAAGCTTGAGCTTTTAGGGACTCATTTCTCTGAAGAATTAACCCGCCTGACAGAAGACGAAATGTTCCCTCATGTGGCTAAGCATGCCCGCCGCACGGTGAATCCCCCCGATGATACGTGGGTTGCTTTTGCGGACAATAAGCGCGGGTATAAAAAGCATCCGCATTTTCAAATTGGATTATGGAAAACCCACCTGTTCATTTGGTATGCTGTCATCTATGAAGCGCCAAATAAAGCGGAGATCGGCACTCTCTTCGAAGAGAATTTCTCCTTCGTGCGAAACCAAATACCCGGACATTTCGTCTGGTCAGAGGACCATACGAAACCGGAAGCCGTTCCAATGAGCGAACTTTCCGATGAACAATTGCACCGCCTCTTCCAGCGTCTTCAAACTGTTAAAAAAGCAGAGATGCTTTGCGGAATACATATACCTAAAGAAGAAGCGATTGCAATGGATGGGGCGGAAACCATTGAAACCATCTCTCGTGCATTTATAAAATTAATACCCCTTTACAAGCTCAAATAA
- a CDS encoding inositol monophosphatase family protein has product MVNWTEIDRDAKRWIAEAGEVIRRSFSHSLSIQTKSNPNDLVTNMDKETERYFIASIRRKYPDHFILGEEGNGDQVTSLEGIVWIIDPIDGTMNFIHQQRHFAISVGIYENGEARLGYIYDVTRDELYFAERGKGAFMNGVQLQPLKEMPLEKALIAVNATWLVKNAYFDQSKLVSLATSVRGTRSYGSAALELAYVASGRLNGYLTMRLAPWDFGAGKILVEEAGGVITTLTGAPLDLLQINSIFAAPPALHAKILDQFLLDRSNGK; this is encoded by the coding sequence ATGGTAAATTGGACGGAAATAGACCGCGATGCAAAGCGGTGGATTGCTGAAGCGGGAGAAGTAATCCGGCGTTCATTCTCTCATTCTTTAAGCATCCAAACGAAATCAAATCCCAATGACTTAGTAACCAATATGGATAAAGAAACAGAACGGTATTTTATTGCCAGCATCCGGAGAAAATACCCGGATCATTTCATTCTAGGCGAAGAAGGAAATGGCGATCAGGTCACATCCTTGGAAGGCATCGTGTGGATTATCGATCCGATTGATGGGACAATGAATTTTATTCATCAGCAGCGTCATTTTGCTATTTCCGTAGGCATTTATGAAAACGGAGAAGCGAGATTGGGATATATTTACGATGTCACGCGCGACGAGCTTTATTTCGCCGAGAGGGGCAAAGGAGCTTTTATGAATGGCGTTCAGCTTCAGCCGTTGAAAGAAATGCCTTTAGAGAAAGCGCTGATTGCTGTCAATGCGACTTGGCTTGTGAAAAATGCGTATTTTGATCAATCGAAGCTTGTTTCTTTAGCGACAAGCGTAAGAGGAACGCGCTCTTACGGCTCGGCTGCGCTTGAGCTTGCTTATGTTGCTTCCGGCCGGCTGAATGGGTACTTAACAATGAGGCTGGCGCCGTGGGACTTCGGTGCGGGGAAAATTTTGGTCGAGGAAGCCGGAGGCGTGATTACTACGCTCACAGGGGCACCGCTGGACTTGCTGCAGATCAACTCTATATTTGCGGCCCCGCCTGCGCTGCATGCAAAAATTCTGGATCAATTTTTATTGGATCGTTCAAACGGCAAATAA
- the lpdA gene encoding dihydrolipoyl dehydrogenase — protein sequence MVVGDFPIETDTIVIGAGPGGYVAAIRAAQLGQKVTIVEKSNLGGVCLNVGCIPSKALITAGHRVEQAKHSDDMGIVAENVTVDFEKVQQWKSGVVKKLTGGVEGLLKGNKVNIVRGEAYFVDANNLRVMDENSAQTYTFKHAIIATGSRPIEIPNFEFSERVLDSTGALALKEIPSKMVVVGGGYIGTELSTAYANLGTEITILEGAADILSGFEKQMTALVKRNLKKKGVKVVTKAMAKSAETTENGVVVTYEAGGKEEKVEADYVLVTVGRKPNTDELGLEQVGIKLTERGLIEIDKQCRTSVSNIFAIGDIVQGPPLAHKASYEGKIAAEVISGKKSEIDYMGIPAVCFTEPELATVGYTEAEAKEEGFETVAAKFPFAANGRALALNNTDGFVKLVTRKEDGLIIGAQIAGTGASDMIAELGLAIEAGMTAEDVAMTIHAHPTLGEIAMEAAEVALGTPIHIVK from the coding sequence ATGGTAGTAGGAGATTTTCCAATCGAAACGGATACAATTGTAATTGGGGCGGGTCCTGGCGGATATGTAGCAGCCATCCGGGCAGCTCAGCTGGGACAAAAAGTAACAATCGTAGAGAAAAGCAACCTTGGCGGTGTTTGCTTAAATGTTGGTTGTATTCCTTCGAAGGCTTTGATCACTGCCGGACATCGTGTCGAACAAGCAAAGCATTCTGATGATATGGGGATTGTTGCTGAAAATGTAACCGTGGATTTTGAAAAAGTTCAACAGTGGAAATCCGGTGTTGTCAAGAAGTTAACAGGTGGAGTGGAAGGCCTGTTAAAGGGCAATAAAGTCAATATTGTGCGCGGTGAAGCTTATTTTGTTGACGCTAACAATCTGCGGGTGATGGATGAAAACTCCGCACAAACCTATACTTTCAAACATGCGATTATAGCAACTGGATCTCGGCCGATTGAAATTCCTAACTTTGAGTTTTCAGAGCGTGTGCTTGATTCTACAGGCGCTCTTGCTCTTAAAGAAATCCCAAGCAAGATGGTCGTTGTTGGCGGCGGATATATCGGAACAGAGCTTTCTACAGCATATGCCAATCTGGGAACAGAAATTACCATTCTTGAGGGAGCGGCTGATATACTAAGCGGATTTGAAAAGCAAATGACAGCGCTTGTCAAGCGCAACCTAAAGAAAAAAGGCGTTAAAGTAGTGACAAAAGCCATGGCAAAATCAGCTGAAACAACAGAAAATGGCGTCGTTGTTACATATGAAGCTGGCGGAAAAGAAGAAAAAGTAGAAGCGGATTATGTATTGGTAACTGTAGGCCGCAAGCCGAATACGGATGAGCTTGGATTAGAGCAAGTGGGCATTAAGCTAACAGAACGTGGATTAATCGAAATCGACAAGCAATGCCGCACAAGCGTATCGAATATTTTCGCCATTGGCGATATTGTTCAAGGGCCTCCATTAGCTCATAAAGCTTCTTATGAAGGTAAAATTGCTGCGGAAGTCATTTCCGGCAAAAAGTCGGAAATCGATTATATGGGGATTCCGGCTGTCTGCTTTACGGAGCCAGAGCTCGCGACTGTCGGCTATACAGAAGCAGAAGCGAAAGAAGAGGGCTTCGAGACAGTGGCGGCGAAATTCCCGTTTGCCGCAAATGGCCGGGCATTAGCGCTTAACAATACGGACGGCTTTGTGAAACTGGTTACCCGCAAGGAAGACGGGCTGATCATCGGAGCACAAATTGCCGGAACAGGCGCATCAGATATGATTGCCGAGCTTGGTCTTGCGATTGAAGCAGGTATGACAGCAGAGGATGTAGCCATGACAATTCACGCTCATCCAACGCTGGGCGAAATTGCAATGGAAGCGGCGGAAGTAGCACTCGGAACACCTATTCACATTGTGAAATAA
- a CDS encoding YlaF family protein yields MKEIKWIFVLFAVAAASCMIGMGIAIGEESLIGFISCVIALVAVMGFGFSAKAKMRRAGKL; encoded by the coding sequence GTGAAAGAAATTAAATGGATATTTGTCCTGTTTGCTGTAGCGGCTGCATCTTGCATGATCGGGATGGGGATTGCCATCGGCGAGGAGAGCCTCATCGGCTTCATCAGCTGTGTAATCGCCCTTGTCGCTGTGATGGGCTTTGGATTTTCTGCCAAAGCGAAAATGCGCCGGGCAGGAAAATTATAA
- a CDS encoding alpha-ketoacid dehydrogenase subunit beta, whose amino-acid sequence MAQMTMIQAITDALRTELKNDENVLVFGEDVGVNGGVFRATEGLQKEFGEDRVFDTPLAESGIGGLAIGLALEGYRPVPEIQFFGFLYEAMDSVCGQLARIRYRSGGAYSAPVTIRSPFGGGVHTPELHADSLEGLVAQQPGLKVVIPSSPYDAKGLLISAIRDNDPVIFLEHMKLYRSFRQEVPEGEYTIPLGKAEVKREGKDLTIITYGAMVHESIKAAEALEKEGVSAEVIDLRTIQPLDVETIIGSVEKTGRAMVVQEAQKQAGIAANVVAEINDRAILSLEAPVMRVTAPDTVFPFSQAESVWLPNAKDIMETAKKVLNF is encoded by the coding sequence ATGGCGCAAATGACAATGATCCAAGCAATTACGGATGCTCTGCGCACTGAACTGAAGAATGATGAAAATGTGTTAGTCTTTGGTGAAGACGTGGGAGTAAACGGTGGGGTTTTCCGGGCCACTGAAGGTCTCCAAAAAGAATTCGGTGAAGACCGTGTATTTGACACGCCGCTTGCTGAATCTGGAATCGGCGGGCTGGCTATCGGATTAGCTTTAGAAGGCTACCGCCCTGTGCCGGAAATCCAATTCTTCGGATTTCTTTATGAAGCAATGGACTCTGTTTGCGGTCAACTAGCGCGCATCCGTTATCGTTCAGGGGGAGCTTATTCAGCACCGGTTACGATTCGCTCACCATTCGGCGGAGGCGTGCACACGCCGGAACTTCATGCCGACAGCTTGGAAGGGCTTGTAGCTCAGCAGCCGGGGCTGAAAGTCGTTATTCCTTCCTCTCCTTATGATGCGAAAGGCTTGCTGATCTCCGCCATCCGCGACAATGATCCGGTTATATTCTTAGAGCATATGAAGCTATATCGTTCCTTCCGCCAGGAGGTGCCAGAGGGGGAATATACGATCCCATTAGGAAAAGCGGAAGTAAAAAGAGAGGGAAAAGACCTCACTATCATCACGTATGGAGCGATGGTTCATGAATCAATAAAAGCAGCAGAAGCTCTTGAAAAAGAAGGGGTTTCTGCCGAAGTGATCGATCTGCGCACCATTCAGCCGCTAGATGTTGAAACGATCATTGGTTCTGTAGAGAAAACGGGACGGGCTATGGTTGTTCAAGAAGCTCAGAAGCAAGCTGGCATCGCTGCAAATGTGGTGGCAGAGATCAATGACCGCGCTATTCTTAGCTTGGAAGCTCCAGTGATGCGAGTAACGGCTCCGGATACGGTTTTCCCGTTCTCACAAGCTGAGTCTGTTTGGCTTCCAAACGCTAAAGACATCATGGAAACAGCTAAAAAAGTACTTAATTTCTAA
- a CDS encoding dihydrolipoamide acetyltransferase family protein — translation MAFEFKLPDIGEGIHEGEIVKWFVKPGDKVQEDDVLCEVQNDKAVVEIPSPVAGTVEDILVEEGKTAVVGDVLVKFDAPGYEDLQFKGDHGGEEKTEEQVQSTAEAGQEMDKEQAPMEKQKGATGAGEQADAEQVQADPNRRVIAMPSVRKYARDNDVDIHQVPGSGKNGRVMKEDIDRFLSGESGEAVSASAETPSAEAKEAKTADKPAVEGDFPETREKMSGIRKAIAKAMVNSKHTAPHVTLMDEVEVSKLWAHRKKFKEVAAEKGVKLTFLPYVVKALTSALREFPALNTSLDDEAGEIIQKHYYNIGIAADTEKGLLVPVLKHADRKSMFAISNEINELAEKARDGKLAPEEMKGASCTITNIGSAGGQWFTPVINHPEVAILGIGRISEKPVVKNGEIVAAPVLALSLSFDHRMIDGATAQYALNHIKRLLNDPELLLMEA, via the coding sequence TTGGCTTTTGAATTTAAATTACCGGACATCGGTGAAGGAATCCATGAAGGCGAAATTGTAAAATGGTTTGTAAAGCCCGGAGATAAAGTGCAAGAGGATGACGTGCTTTGTGAAGTCCAAAATGATAAAGCGGTAGTGGAGATTCCTTCCCCGGTTGCTGGAACCGTAGAGGATATTTTAGTAGAGGAAGGAAAGACAGCTGTCGTAGGCGACGTGCTTGTTAAATTTGACGCGCCAGGGTATGAAGATCTTCAATTTAAGGGGGATCATGGCGGCGAAGAAAAAACGGAAGAACAGGTGCAGTCTACCGCTGAAGCCGGACAGGAAATGGATAAAGAGCAAGCGCCGATGGAGAAGCAAAAAGGGGCTACAGGTGCTGGGGAACAAGCGGATGCTGAACAGGTGCAGGCGGATCCGAACCGCCGCGTGATCGCTATGCCGTCTGTTCGCAAATATGCTCGCGATAACGATGTTGATATTCACCAAGTGCCAGGATCAGGCAAGAACGGCCGTGTTATGAAAGAGGATATCGACCGATTCTTGTCCGGAGAAAGCGGAGAGGCGGTTTCCGCGTCTGCAGAAACTCCGTCAGCCGAAGCTAAAGAAGCAAAAACAGCGGATAAGCCGGCTGTGGAAGGTGATTTCCCTGAAACCCGCGAGAAAATGAGCGGCATTCGCAAAGCGATCGCTAAAGCGATGGTGAATTCTAAGCATACGGCCCCTCACGTTACTTTAATGGATGAAGTGGAAGTATCCAAACTATGGGCTCACCGCAAAAAATTTAAAGAAGTGGCTGCAGAAAAGGGCGTCAAGCTGACTTTCTTGCCTTATGTCGTGAAAGCTTTGACAAGTGCGCTGCGTGAATTCCCGGCTCTTAACACTTCCCTAGATGACGAAGCAGGAGAAATCATTCAGAAGCATTATTATAATATTGGAATTGCGGCAGATACAGAGAAAGGCCTGTTAGTTCCTGTGCTTAAGCACGCTGACCGCAAATCGATGTTCGCCATTTCTAATGAAATTAATGAGCTGGCTGAAAAAGCCCGGGACGGAAAATTGGCTCCGGAAGAAATGAAGGGAGCGTCTTGCACAATTACCAATATTGGTTCCGCCGGAGGACAATGGTTCACACCGGTAATTAATCATCCGGAAGTAGCTATTCTCGGAATTGGCAGAATTTCTGAAAAACCAGTAGTAAAAAATGGTGAAATTGTAGCCGCACCTGTGTTAGCATTATCATTGAGCTTTGACCACCGCATGATTGATGGAGCCACTGCTCAATACGCGCTTAACCACATTAAGCGATTATTAAATGATCCAGAATTATTATTAATGGAGGCGTAA
- a CDS encoding UPF0223 family protein: MEYSYPFSPDWTTEEVIDAVRFFEMIERAYEKGVKKEELLTAYRRFKEIVPSKAEEKKLCSEFEEVSGYSSYHAVQKMKAAQEGERIQMDK, translated from the coding sequence ATGGAATATTCTTATCCGTTCTCGCCGGATTGGACGACGGAGGAAGTTATTGATGCTGTTCGGTTTTTTGAAATGATTGAAAGAGCCTATGAAAAAGGCGTAAAGAAAGAAGAGCTGCTGACAGCTTATCGCCGCTTCAAAGAAATCGTGCCAAGCAAGGCTGAAGAAAAAAAGCTATGCAGTGAGTTCGAAGAGGTCAGCGGCTATTCCTCCTATCATGCTGTTCAAAAGATGAAAGCAGCACAGGAAGGAGAACGCATTCAAATGGATAAATAG
- a CDS encoding PadR family transcriptional regulator yields the protein MTRTMVLGLLKANGPMSGYEIQQMMESSQTDMWAYVKPASIYHALKKMQDEGKVILEKVEKTGLRTKSIFKITEDGECELNQLLIDSFTNSSVVFPAPLYTALTFMENLNNEQILSSLEKQKQEITRIYSNMKASYEIKQKNLGELPNNINVIFNNMYKQCELQLKTIEEVIQFIKEGR from the coding sequence ATGACACGTACTATGGTTCTAGGACTTCTAAAAGCAAATGGCCCGATGTCAGGATATGAGATTCAACAAATGATGGAATCATCACAAACAGATATGTGGGCTTATGTAAAACCAGCATCAATTTATCACGCTTTAAAGAAAATGCAAGATGAGGGAAAAGTCATCTTGGAAAAAGTTGAAAAGACTGGGTTGAGAACCAAGTCAATTTTTAAAATAACAGAAGATGGAGAGTGTGAATTAAACCAGCTACTTATAGATTCTTTTACTAACTCATCTGTAGTATTCCCAGCACCTCTCTATACTGCATTAACATTTATGGAAAACTTAAATAATGAACAAATATTAAGCAGCTTAGAGAAGCAAAAACAAGAGATTACAAGAATTTATAGTAATATGAAAGCAAGTTACGAGATAAAACAGAAAAATTTAGGAGAATTACCCAATAATATAAATGTTATTTTTAACAATATGTATAAGCAATGCGAACTGCAACTGAAGACTATTGAAGAAGTAATTCAGTTTATTAAGGAAGGAAGATAA